From one Bacteriovorax sp. BAL6_X genomic stretch:
- a CDS encoding thiamine pyrophosphate-dependent enzyme — MATVLKPKKKYTWKNTDKATLKQWYELLSLGRMLDDRAPNYLKQAIGWSYHAPYAGHDGIQLAIGQTFELGKDHLFPYYRDMLTAFSAGLSAEEILLNGISKATDLASGGRHMSNHFAKPEWNIHNVSSCTGNHTLHAVGTARAFNRYKHDGVVYSSQGESSVSEGYCYEAINGASREKLPVVFVFQDNGYGISVPKCDQTANEYVADNFTGFLNLHIIHCDGKDIFDSMNAMATAREIAATQQEPVIVHARCVRIHSHSNSDKHELYRSEEERAEAAAQDPLVAFRKDLVKNKIFTEAELDEMDAVAKAELLEAHKKAMKAPNPTPESIFDFVLPEPHKPEKYVDGTHNESGEEMKFIDAINGQLKKEFRHNPNTFIWGQDMANKDKGGIFNVSKGMQQEFGKDRVFNGPIAEDYILGTANGFSRFNKDIRVVVEGAEFADYFWPAMEQYVECSHDYWRSNGAFAPNILIRLASGGYIGGGLYHSQNLEGNLAGIPGVRIVCPAFADDAAGLLRTAMRSEGPTLYLEPKSLYNAKQAMTVVPEDFEVPFGKCRVRREGTDLSIITYGNTVHHSLEAAEKLAAQGYSVEVVDLRSIAPLDEEGVLASIKKTNRALVVHEDKVFGGFGGEVAAMINDKGFELLDAPVQRVGSTFTPVGFNRILEKAVLPNTERVVEAALKVLNY, encoded by the coding sequence ATGGCAACTGTTCTTAAGCCTAAGAAAAAGTACACTTGGAAAAACACAGATAAAGCAACACTTAAGCAGTGGTATGAACTACTGAGCCTTGGACGTATGTTAGATGATCGTGCGCCAAACTATCTTAAGCAAGCAATTGGTTGGTCTTACCACGCTCCATATGCTGGACACGATGGAATCCAACTAGCAATCGGTCAAACTTTCGAACTTGGAAAGGATCACTTATTTCCATACTACCGTGATATGTTAACGGCATTCTCAGCGGGACTTTCTGCAGAAGAGATCCTATTAAATGGTATCTCTAAAGCAACTGACCTTGCTTCTGGCGGACGTCACATGTCTAACCACTTTGCAAAGCCGGAGTGGAATATTCATAACGTATCTTCTTGTACTGGTAACCACACGCTACACGCTGTAGGGACTGCTAGAGCATTTAATCGTTATAAGCACGATGGTGTTGTTTACTCTTCACAAGGTGAGTCTTCAGTTTCTGAAGGTTACTGTTATGAAGCAATTAACGGAGCTTCTCGTGAGAAACTTCCAGTTGTATTCGTATTCCAAGATAATGGTTACGGAATTTCTGTTCCTAAATGTGATCAAACAGCTAACGAGTACGTTGCTGATAACTTCACAGGTTTCCTAAACCTTCACATCATTCATTGTGATGGTAAAGATATCTTTGATTCAATGAATGCTATGGCAACAGCTAGAGAGATTGCGGCAACTCAACAAGAGCCTGTAATCGTTCACGCTCGTTGTGTACGTATTCACTCTCACTCTAACTCTGATAAGCATGAGCTTTATCGTTCAGAAGAAGAAAGAGCAGAAGCGGCAGCACAGGACCCATTGGTAGCGTTTAGAAAAGATCTTGTTAAGAATAAGATCTTCACTGAAGCAGAGCTTGATGAAATGGATGCAGTTGCTAAAGCTGAGCTTCTAGAAGCTCACAAGAAAGCGATGAAAGCTCCAAATCCAACTCCTGAGTCAATCTTTGACTTCGTACTTCCTGAGCCACATAAGCCGGAGAAGTATGTTGATGGGACTCACAACGAGTCTGGTGAAGAGATGAAATTCATCGATGCAATCAATGGACAACTTAAGAAAGAATTCAGACATAACCCAAATACTTTCATTTGGGGACAAGATATGGCCAATAAAGACAAGGGTGGTATCTTTAACGTTTCTAAAGGTATGCAACAAGAATTCGGAAAAGATCGTGTATTTAACGGTCCAATCGCTGAAGACTATATCCTTGGTACGGCAAATGGTTTTTCACGTTTCAATAAAGACATCAGAGTTGTTGTTGAAGGTGCAGAATTCGCTGACTACTTCTGGCCAGCAATGGAGCAATACGTAGAGTGTTCTCACGATTACTGGAGATCAAATGGTGCATTCGCTCCAAATATCCTAATCAGACTTGCTTCTGGTGGATATATTGGTGGAGGTCTTTACCACTCTCAAAACCTTGAAGGTAACCTTGCTGGTATCCCTGGTGTACGTATTGTATGCCCAGCTTTCGCTGACGATGCTGCTGGTCTTCTAAGAACGGCAATGAGAAGTGAAGGGCCAACTCTATACTTAGAGCCAAAATCGCTATACAACGCTAAACAAGCAATGACTGTTGTACCAGAGGATTTTGAGGTACCATTTGGTAAGTGTCGTGTAAGAAGAGAAGGAACTGATCTTTCTATCATTACTTACGGAAATACTGTTCACCACTCACTTGAAGCAGCTGAAAAGCTTGCGGCACAAGGTTATAGTGTAGAGGTTGTTGACCTAAGATCAATTGCTCCTCTGGATGAAGAAGGTGTTCTTGCTTCAATTAAGAAAACAAATAGAGCACTAGTTGTTCACGAAGATAAGGTATTTGGTGGATTCGGTGGTGAAGTAGCTGCCATGATCAATGATAAAGGATTTGAGCTTCTAGATGCTCCAGTTCAACGTGTTGGTTCGACTTTCACTCCTGTTGGTTTCAACAGAATCCTTGAAAAAGCTGTTCTTCCTAACACTGAGCGTGTTGTAGAAGCTGCTCTTAAAGTTCTTAATTATTAA